A portion of the Oscillospiraceae bacterium genome contains these proteins:
- a CDS encoding HAD family hydrolase, translated as MNRKLIFLDIDGTLLPPGDMLIPDSTLQALRAARANGHKLFLCTGRNLRMTAPLLEYGCFDGAICSAGGYVLCDGQVLVDLPMEPEQCSGLSAVLEQHGVDYTLESRDETFAGPKMTARWKFTADAPDKPLNSEAARWRKAMQDGMSLTPLSRYDGQPIYKIVYIAEHLHDLDEAKRLYQDQFVFCESNLDTMDDGMVNGELINRKFDKGTGIRAICRHLGHPQEDTIGFGDSDNDLQMTQAAGISVCMGNGSERLKQLCDRIAPTVYEDGLAREFAALGLTE; from the coding sequence ATGAACCGTAAGCTGATCTTTTTGGACATTGACGGCACCCTGCTGCCGCCGGGGGATATGCTCATCCCGGACAGCACCCTGCAGGCGCTGCGGGCGGCCCGGGCCAACGGGCACAAGCTGTTTCTGTGCACCGGACGCAACCTGCGCATGACCGCGCCGCTGCTGGAGTACGGCTGTTTTGACGGTGCCATCTGCAGCGCGGGCGGCTATGTGCTCTGCGACGGGCAGGTGCTGGTGGACCTGCCCATGGAGCCGGAACAGTGCAGCGGGCTGAGCGCCGTGCTGGAGCAGCACGGCGTGGACTACACGCTGGAGTCCCGTGACGAGACCTTTGCCGGGCCGAAGATGACCGCACGCTGGAAGTTTACCGCCGACGCGCCGGACAAGCCGCTGAACAGCGAAGCAGCCCGCTGGCGCAAGGCCATGCAGGACGGCATGAGCCTGACCCCGCTGAGCCGGTACGACGGCCAGCCGATCTACAAGATCGTGTACATTGCTGAGCACCTGCACGATCTGGACGAGGCCAAGCGGCTGTATCAGGACCAGTTCGTGTTCTGCGAGAGCAACCTGGACACCATGGATGACGGCATGGTGAACGGGGAGCTCATCAACCGCAAATTCGACAAGGGCACCGGCATCCGGGCCATCTGCCGGCATCTGGGCCACCCGCAGGAAGATACCATTGGCTTTGGCGACAGCGATAACGACCTGCAGATGACCCAGGCCGCCGGGATCAGTGTGTGCATGGGCAACGGCTCGGAGCGGCTGAAGCAGCTGTGCGACCGCATCGCCCCTACCGTGTACGAGGACGGCCTTGCAAGAGAGTTTGCAGCCCTGGGCCTGACAGAATGA
- a CDS encoding LacI family DNA-binding transcriptional regulator: protein MTISDIAKMAGVSSAAVSRYLNGGPLSEQKREAIREVVEKTGYRPDAAAQTLRTGRVNQIGVIAPSISSQSVGQITAGIASELDQQNYLILLGNTELDEQRELGYLTAMQRNHVAGIILLGCYYSPQLARAFKACRVPLVVTGQRFPEVPCVYNDDRSAARELAQRMLACGHRRLVYIGGTERDQAVGLARRQGVQDALNAVGLDGDKLPRLCCSAFTMEEGERCMNELLACCPDLDGVVCVTDTVALGAMRALRAAGRAIGTQVSLAGIGDSWVGGVVEPGLTTVRFYQKQVGVEAARMLLQMLEHPENGGPVRQTTLGYSVVDRGSIRIKEDA from the coding sequence ATGACCATCAGTGACATTGCAAAAATGGCTGGCGTGTCCAGCGCGGCAGTCAGCCGATATCTCAACGGTGGGCCGCTCAGTGAACAGAAGCGGGAAGCCATCCGGGAAGTGGTGGAAAAAACAGGCTACCGCCCGGACGCCGCCGCGCAGACTCTGCGCACCGGCCGGGTGAACCAGATCGGGGTCATTGCCCCCAGCATCAGCTCCCAGTCGGTGGGGCAGATCACCGCCGGCATCGCCAGCGAACTGGACCAGCAGAACTACCTGATTCTGCTGGGCAACACCGAGCTGGATGAGCAGCGGGAGCTTGGCTACCTGACCGCCATGCAGCGCAACCATGTGGCGGGCATCATCCTGCTGGGGTGCTACTACAGCCCTCAGCTGGCCCGGGCCTTCAAGGCCTGCCGGGTGCCGCTGGTGGTCACCGGGCAGCGCTTCCCGGAGGTGCCCTGCGTGTACAACGACGATCGCAGTGCGGCCCGGGAGCTGGCCCAGCGGATGCTGGCCTGCGGGCACCGCAGGCTGGTGTACATCGGCGGCACTGAGCGGGATCAGGCCGTCGGGCTTGCGCGCCGTCAGGGTGTGCAGGACGCCCTGAACGCTGTCGGGCTGGACGGCGACAAGCTGCCCCGGCTGTGCTGCTCTGCCTTTACCATGGAAGAGGGCGAGCGCTGCATGAACGAGCTGCTGGCCTGCTGCCCGGATCTGGACGGCGTGGTGTGCGTGACCGACACGGTGGCGCTGGGGGCCATGCGGGCACTCAGGGCGGCAGGCCGCGCCATCGGCACCCAGGTCAGTCTGGCCGGCATTGGCGACAGCTGGGTGGGCGGCGTTGTGGAGCCGGGTCTGACCACCGTGCGCTTTTACCAGAAACAGGTGGGTGTGGAAGCCGCCCGGATGCTGCTGCAGATGCTGGAGCACCCGGAAAACGGCGGCCCCGTCCGCCAGACCACCCTGGGGTACAGCGTGGTGGACCGTGGTTCGATCCGGATAAAGGAGGACGCATGA